One part of the Pseudemcibacter aquimaris genome encodes these proteins:
- a CDS encoding TIGR02186 family protein, with protein sequence MNLRQLIASVFVLLSSILPIRAETLVTDLSQSEIQITSQFAGSELLLFGAIERHAVEATQTDEIQVQGLDYDIIVVVQSDPTDLVIRKKENVAGIWINNQNVNVSGVPGYYVIGSTRSLDDFLPADKQVELELGLENLTFNSDADPAEVRDYKAALIRNMIDRGLYLENYGNVEVKNQILFRANLTFPSNMPVGNYNAEVYLVRDGNIIMSHSTPLLVDKQGIERLIYNFAHDYPPFYGIMAIIVAISAGLFSGYVARKFS encoded by the coding sequence ATGAACCTTCGTCAATTGATAGCATCAGTATTCGTATTATTATCAAGTATATTACCAATACGTGCGGAAACTCTGGTAACTGATCTTTCGCAAAGTGAAATTCAAATAACGTCTCAGTTTGCCGGAAGTGAGCTATTGTTATTTGGCGCCATCGAACGCCATGCCGTTGAAGCCACGCAAACAGATGAAATTCAGGTGCAGGGACTTGATTATGACATCATCGTTGTGGTGCAAAGTGACCCAACTGACCTTGTGATCCGCAAAAAAGAAAATGTCGCGGGTATCTGGATTAATAATCAAAATGTGAATGTTTCAGGTGTGCCAGGTTATTATGTGATCGGTTCAACAAGATCACTTGATGATTTTTTACCGGCTGATAAACAGGTTGAACTTGAATTGGGTCTCGAAAACCTGACCTTTAATAGTGATGCCGATCCTGCAGAAGTGCGTGATTATAAGGCGGCCTTGATCAGAAATATGATTGACCGTGGGCTATATCTTGAAAATTACGGTAATGTAGAAGTGAAAAATCAAATTTTGTTCCGTGCCAATCTGACTTTCCCATCAAACATGCCCGTCGGGAATTATAATGCGGAAGTATATTTGGTGCGTGACGGCAATATCATCATGTCACATAGCACACCGTTACTTGTTGATAAGCAAGGTATTGAAAGATTGATTTATAACTTCGCTCATGATTATCCGCCATTTTACGGTATCATGGCCATTATTGTCGCAATATCAGCGGGTCTTTTTAGTGGTTATGTCGCCCGAAAGTTTTCGTGA
- a CDS encoding DUF481 domain-containing protein has product MAYRISKTALAASLFCLPVLATNALAEVTPDQYKLLATAASKDGGKDLATLVELLAATYPEDAEEFRRIAEELKPTPPVQTPSGPTTLAAARGTIFSDEGAEKLSQAFLPGWDKEVEVNLLFTTGNARQRSFGTGTKFVREAEAYRQEVTTYFDYNNSEGITNKRRYGLAYKNDYFINDRSYITGFGSFEGDSFGAFNKRFTLNAGYGIRVLDNDEYSWNLEAGPAMLITKAASTEDYDTTLTGFASSIFSWVINDRSQFDNETKVYIGNKVVIENKSDYKIQISGALSGKVSFDVLYNRDAPIDRKKTDTITRVGILYDF; this is encoded by the coding sequence ATGGCCTATAGAATTTCCAAAACAGCGCTGGCTGCCAGCCTGTTCTGTTTGCCTGTGCTTGCCACCAACGCCCTTGCTGAGGTTACACCCGATCAATATAAGTTACTTGCCACTGCTGCCAGTAAAGATGGCGGCAAAGATTTAGCAACGCTTGTTGAATTGCTCGCTGCAACATACCCTGAAGACGCGGAAGAATTCAGACGCATTGCTGAAGAATTAAAACCAACCCCGCCAGTGCAGACGCCATCAGGCCCAACGACACTTGCAGCGGCACGTGGCACTATTTTCTCTGATGAGGGTGCAGAAAAACTTTCGCAAGCGTTCCTACCCGGCTGGGATAAAGAGGTCGAGGTCAACCTGCTGTTTACAACAGGTAACGCCAGACAAAGATCATTTGGTACAGGCACAAAGTTCGTCCGCGAAGCTGAAGCATACCGTCAAGAGGTCACCACATATTTTGATTACAACAACAGTGAAGGCATCACTAATAAACGTAGATATGGTCTTGCCTATAAAAACGATTATTTCATTAATGACCGTTCCTATATCACAGGCTTTGGAAGCTTCGAAGGGGATAGTTTTGGTGCCTTCAACAAACGTTTCACGTTAAACGCCGGTTACGGTATCCGCGTTCTTGATAATGATGAATATAGTTGGAACCTTGAAGCAGGTCCTGCGATGCTAATCACAAAAGCAGCCAGTACAGAAGATTATGATACAACCCTAACCGGTTTTGCCAGCAGTATCTTTTCATGGGTTATCAATGACCGCAGTCAATTTGACAATGAAACAAAAGTTTATATAGGTAATAAAGTCGTTATTGAAAATAAATCAGATTATAAAATACAAATCAGTGGCGCTTTGAGCGGTAAAGTTTCTTTTGATGTGCTTTATAACCGTGACGCACCGATTGACCGTAAAAAAACCGACACGATCACCCGTGTCGGTATTCTATATGATTTCTAA
- a CDS encoding secondary thiamine-phosphate synthase enzyme YjbQ translates to MKQFTHNITFQTTGSSLLDVTGPIKSWIHGLNIRDGLLTIFIKHTSASLVIQENADPDVLYDLNQFFRKMVPEGPGLYRHSLEGPDDMPAHIKSALTQSQLSIPVTAHDLELGTWQGIYIFEHRSHAHKRTLSLHIMGE, encoded by the coding sequence ATGAAGCAGTTCACACATAACATAACGTTTCAAACAACCGGTTCCAGTCTTCTGGATGTTACGGGCCCCATTAAAAGCTGGATACATGGCCTAAATATCAGGGATGGTTTGCTGACTATCTTTATTAAACATACATCAGCATCACTGGTGATACAGGAAAATGCCGACCCGGATGTGCTTTATGACCTTAACCAATTCTTCCGTAAAATGGTGCCAGAAGGGCCGGGGCTATATCGCCATTCATTAGAAGGGCCAGATGATATGCCCGCGCATATTAAATCTGCCCTGACACAAAGCCAGCTTTCTATTCCTGTCACTGCTCATGATCTTGAACTTGGGACATGGCAAGGAATTTATATTTTCGAACATCGTTCACACGCCCATAAAAGAACATTGTCGCTTCATATAATGGGCGAATAA
- a CDS encoding ABC-F family ATP-binding cassette domain-containing protein, with translation MAPPLLTLTDMALRYGPDPLFRGVELSIGETDRISLVGRNGAGKSTLMKIIHGSVEFDSGERFVKPGTHVTYLEQDPDLSRYKTAHDYVISGLVHSSEHDHFQADIILAEIGLEGKMETANMSGGEKRRAAIARALISETDILLLDEPTNHLDIATIEWLESKLKSWRGALVLISHDRTFLNNLTNTTFWLDRGLVRRLDKGFAHFEEWSNTILEQETAEKEKLDKLIAKETDWSHKGITARRKRNMGRMRRLWELRHQREQQIAVQGTVKLSTETDKTSGKKVIEAHKVYKSYDDKVILKNFNTKILRGDRVGIIGPNGAGKSTLLKILTGDLDPDQGRVKLGTNLEATYLDQNRTLIKDTDTVWETLSDGSDHIMVRGHSKHIISYIKDFLFDASQAHSPVGSLSGGERNRLLLAKTLAQPTNLLILDEPTNDLDMDTLDLLQDVLSEYNGTLLLVSHDRDFLDRLVTSTIVMEGNGDVIEYPGGYSDYVRQRKNRKDASVKTAAKPKEKKPEQPTEKAPAKKISYKHKFALENLPKEIAKIEKNIKMFEEKISEPDFYNKDPELFNKCSAELEKLTLQLEEKEEELLELEIMMEELE, from the coding sequence ATGGCGCCGCCACTACTGACATTAACCGATATGGCCTTACGGTATGGTCCCGACCCTCTCTTTCGCGGGGTTGAGCTATCTATTGGGGAAACAGACCGTATTTCACTAGTGGGCCGTAACGGTGCCGGTAAATCAACACTGATGAAAATCATTCATGGTTCCGTTGAATTTGATAGCGGTGAACGATTTGTAAAACCCGGTACCCATGTTACTTATCTGGAACAGGATCCTGATTTAAGCCGTTATAAAACAGCCCATGATTATGTGATTAGCGGCCTTGTCCATAGTTCAGAACATGATCATTTCCAAGCGGATATCATCCTTGCTGAAATTGGCCTTGAAGGCAAAATGGAAACGGCGAATATGTCCGGCGGTGAAAAAAGACGCGCCGCCATCGCAAGAGCGCTGATCAGTGAAACCGACATATTATTATTGGACGAGCCAACAAACCATCTTGATATCGCCACCATTGAATGGCTGGAGAGCAAGTTAAAATCATGGCGTGGCGCGCTGGTTCTCATCAGTCATGATAGAACATTTTTGAATAACCTGACCAATACGACATTCTGGCTCGACCGTGGACTGGTCAGAAGACTGGATAAAGGATTTGCCCATTTTGAAGAATGGTCAAACACGATCCTTGAACAGGAAACAGCCGAGAAAGAAAAGCTTGATAAATTAATCGCCAAGGAAACTGATTGGTCCCATAAAGGCATCACCGCAAGACGAAAACGTAATATGGGCCGGATGCGCAGGCTTTGGGAATTACGTCATCAACGTGAACAGCAGATCGCCGTACAAGGTACCGTAAAATTATCCACAGAAACCGATAAAACATCCGGTAAAAAAGTCATCGAAGCGCACAAAGTATATAAATCCTATGATGATAAGGTGATCCTTAAAAACTTTAACACCAAAATATTACGGGGTGACCGTGTTGGCATTATCGGCCCAAATGGTGCGGGTAAATCGACACTTTTAAAAATTCTGACCGGTGATTTGGACCCTGATCAGGGCCGCGTGAAGCTCGGCACAAATCTGGAAGCGACATATCTTGATCAAAACAGAACATTGATCAAGGATACAGATACCGTATGGGAAACCTTAAGCGATGGCAGCGATCATATTATGGTTCGTGGTCATTCAAAACATATTATATCCTATATTAAAGATTTCCTTTTTGATGCGTCACAAGCCCACAGCCCTGTCGGGTCATTATCCGGTGGGGAACGAAACAGGTTACTGCTTGCCAAAACACTGGCGCAGCCAACCAATCTTTTGATCCTTGATGAACCTACCAACGACCTTGATATGGATACGCTTGATTTATTACAAGATGTCCTTAGTGAATATAACGGCACGCTTTTGCTGGTCAGCCATGACCGTGATTTTCTTGACCGCCTTGTCACATCCACCATCGTGATGGAAGGAAATGGTGACGTAATTGAATATCCGGGTGGATATAGCGATTATGTCAGGCAACGTAAAAACAGGAAAGATGCCTCTGTAAAAACAGCGGCAAAACCAAAAGAGAAAAAGCCGGAACAACCGACGGAAAAAGCACCCGCGAAAAAAATAAGTTACAAACATAAATTCGCGCTGGAAAATCTGCCAAAAGAAATCGCGAAAATTGAAAAAAACATTAAAATGTTTGAAGAAAAAATCTCCGAACCAGATTTTTATAATAAAGACCCAGAACTTTTTAATAAATGTTCCGCGGAGCTAGAAAAGTTAACCTTACAGTTAGAAGAAAAAGAAGAAGAGCTTTTAGAGCTGGAAATAATGATGGAAGAACTGGAATAA
- the msrP gene encoding protein-methionine-sulfoxide reductase catalytic subunit MsrP, with protein sequence MLIKSRNSWDITENQVTTMAEYKTRRDFIKAAGIVGAGVAGSMLMPGMAQSKTLNAAANPYDGRDIKGESTDKRAILGYNNYYEFGMDKDDPARYAHSLVTDPWSVKVDGECAKPGTYGIEDLIDFNALEERIYRMRCVEAWSMVIPWIGVPLSSIIEKLEPTSKAKYIYFETLVDRETMSGIRRGIIKWPYKEGLRMDEAMHPLTIMAVGIYGETLANQNGAPMRLVVPWKYGFKGVKSIVRISFREREPNTSWMRLAPQEYGFYANVNPSVPHPRWSQAKERRIGDFARRPTLMFNGYGEQVAHLYDGMDLRKNY encoded by the coding sequence ATGTTAATCAAATCCAGAAATTCTTGGGACATAACAGAAAATCAAGTAACCACAATGGCCGAGTATAAAACCCGTCGTGATTTTATTAAGGCGGCCGGTATCGTTGGTGCTGGCGTTGCAGGATCGATGTTGATGCCCGGTATGGCACAATCAAAAACATTAAATGCCGCGGCAAATCCATATGACGGCCGTGATATCAAAGGTGAAAGTACTGATAAGCGCGCGATCCTTGGATATAACAATTACTATGAATTTGGTATGGATAAAGATGATCCAGCAAGATATGCACACAGCCTTGTGACCGATCCATGGTCCGTAAAGGTGGACGGTGAATGCGCAAAACCGGGGACATATGGCATTGAAGATTTGATTGATTTTAACGCCCTTGAAGAACGTATCTACAGAATGCGTTGTGTTGAAGCATGGTCCATGGTGATCCCGTGGATTGGTGTACCTTTATCCAGTATCATCGAGAAACTAGAACCGACATCAAAGGCAAAATATATCTATTTTGAAACACTGGTCGACCGTGAAACCATGTCCGGCATCAGACGTGGCATCATTAAGTGGCCTTATAAAGAAGGACTTCGTATGGATGAAGCCATGCATCCACTGACTATTATGGCGGTGGGTATTTACGGTGAAACGCTGGCCAATCAGAACGGTGCGCCAATGCGTCTTGTTGTGCCTTGGAAATATGGTTTTAAAGGGGTTAAATCCATTGTCCGTATTTCTTTTAGGGAAAGAGAACCCAATACAAGCTGGATGCGACTGGCCCCGCAAGAATATGGATTTTATGCCAATGTAAATCCGTCGGTGCCACACCCGCGTTGGTCACAGGCAAAAGAGCGCCGCATCGGTGATTTCGCAAGAAGGCCAACATTGATGTTCAACGGTTATGGTGAACAGGTGGCACATTTATATGACGGTATGGATCTAAGAAAAAATTATTGA
- a CDS encoding sulfite oxidase heme-binding subunit YedZ: MFKDIKRPILHLICVLPSLWLFHQVWLWYNFAPHDLTANPIEYITDFTGDWTVRFLLLTLSISPLAKIFKLRILKYRRAVGLYAFYYGLLHFLNYMVLDYFFDWTLILEDIFKRPAITFGMLAFVLLVPLAVTSASYFMKKMGKAWQKLHNIIYVITIFAVTHNYMMVKADVLVPTIHAIILAGLLGYRLYSYKIKQTKRANRNKHEAVHT, encoded by the coding sequence ATGTTCAAAGATATTAAAAGACCGATTTTACATCTTATATGCGTGCTGCCATCATTGTGGCTGTTTCATCAAGTGTGGCTTTGGTACAATTTTGCACCGCATGATCTAACGGCGAACCCGATTGAATATATCACAGATTTTACAGGCGACTGGACGGTACGGTTTTTGCTCTTAACATTAAGCATTTCACCGCTTGCAAAAATATTCAAGCTACGGATTTTGAAATATCGTCGTGCAGTTGGTCTTTATGCTTTTTATTACGGTCTTTTACATTTTCTAAATTATATGGTGCTTGATTACTTTTTTGATTGGACACTGATTTTAGAGGATATCTTTAAGCGTCCAGCCATTACATTTGGCATGTTGGCTTTCGTGTTGCTTGTGCCACTTGCGGTAACATCAGCCAGCTATTTCATGAAAAAAATGGGTAAAGCGTGGCAAAAATTACATAACATAATTTATGTGATTACCATCTTTGCCGTGACCCATAATTACATGATGGTGAAAGCGGATGTACTTGTGCCAACTATTCATGCTATAATTCTTGCAGGTTTGTTGGGGTATCGACTTTATAGTTATAAAATCAAGCAAACAAAACGGGCAAACAGAAATAAACATGAAGCAGTTCACACATAA
- a CDS encoding acyl-CoA dehydrogenase C-terminal domain-containing protein, with protein MPSYKAPVKDYQFLLHQVFNLSDYEHLKSFEESSPDLIDAILEEAAKLTENVFQPLNQSGDEEGCKLENGVVSTPKGFKDAYDQFTESGWQGICGDPEYGGQGLPMVLGQAINEMMVSSNWGLSMYPGLTNGAAETIHTWGTDEQKQAYLPKMTSGEWSGTMNLTEPHCGTDLGMLRTKAEPNDDGSYSISGTKIFISAGDHDLTENIIHLVLARITGAPDGTDGISLFIVPKFQVNDDGSLGNHNGVTCGSLEEKMGIHSNATCLLNYDNAKGYLLGEENKGMRAMFTMMNEARLGVGVQGLAIAEVAQQNAADYAKERIQGRALKGAKFPDQAADPIIVHPDVRRMLMTTRAFTEGARAIVVWAALQSDVARHEQDENKKALAYDLLSLMTPVIKSYLTDQGVDAASRSMQCLGGHGYITEWGMTQFLSDARIAPIYEGTNGIQAMDLVGRKLPRKNGEVIRAYFTMIQEFIDEHKGNEDLTEYCTLLEKALQRQQAATMWLMQNAMSDPDQAGATAHYYLNLMALVCMGFAWLNILIKAKAMIKADEGDKNYLKNKVITGNFFFHHILPETTSLRYKIEAGAGDVMAMEAEDF; from the coding sequence ATGCCATCCTATAAAGCACCCGTAAAAGATTACCAATTCTTACTACATCAAGTTTTTAATCTTTCTGACTATGAGCACTTAAAATCATTTGAAGAATCCTCACCTGATCTCATTGACGCTATTCTAGAAGAGGCGGCAAAATTAACGGAAAATGTTTTCCAGCCATTAAACCAGTCTGGCGATGAAGAAGGATGTAAACTTGAAAATGGTGTGGTCTCAACACCAAAGGGTTTCAAGGACGCTTATGATCAATTTACCGAAAGCGGTTGGCAGGGAATTTGTGGCGACCCTGAATATGGCGGACAAGGATTACCGATGGTGCTTGGTCAAGCCATCAATGAAATGATGGTTTCATCCAACTGGGGCCTATCAATGTATCCGGGTCTTACCAATGGCGCGGCCGAAACCATTCATACATGGGGAACAGATGAACAAAAACAGGCATACCTTCCTAAAATGACATCCGGGGAATGGTCCGGCACCATGAACCTAACGGAACCGCATTGCGGCACAGACCTTGGAATGCTTAGAACCAAAGCGGAACCAAATGATGATGGGTCCTATTCAATTTCAGGCACCAAAATATTCATTTCGGCGGGTGATCATGATCTAACTGAAAATATCATCCATCTTGTGCTGGCGCGCATAACAGGTGCACCGGACGGCACAGACGGCATTAGTTTATTTATCGTTCCAAAATTCCAGGTTAACGACGATGGATCACTTGGCAATCACAATGGTGTCACCTGCGGATCGCTCGAAGAAAAAATGGGCATTCATTCAAACGCAACCTGTCTTTTGAATTATGATAATGCAAAAGGATATTTGCTTGGCGAAGAAAATAAAGGCATGCGCGCCATGTTCACCATGATGAATGAAGCCCGTCTTGGCGTTGGTGTTCAGGGACTTGCCATTGCGGAAGTCGCACAACAAAACGCAGCCGATTATGCAAAAGAGCGCATTCAGGGCCGCGCGTTAAAAGGTGCAAAATTCCCAGACCAAGCCGCCGACCCGATCATTGTACATCCTGATGTCAGACGTATGTTAATGACAACCCGTGCATTCACAGAAGGGGCGCGTGCCATCGTTGTTTGGGCCGCCCTTCAATCGGATGTTGCCCGCCATGAACAGGACGAAAATAAAAAAGCACTTGCTTATGATCTGCTTTCACTGATGACGCCGGTGATTAAATCATATCTGACCGATCAAGGCGTTGATGCCGCCAGCCGTTCGATGCAGTGCCTTGGTGGTCATGGATATATTACAGAATGGGGCATGACACAGTTCTTATCAGATGCCCGTATCGCACCAATTTATGAAGGTACCAATGGTATTCAGGCAATGGATTTGGTTGGACGTAAATTACCGCGTAAAAACGGCGAGGTCATAAGAGCATATTTCACCATGATCCAAGAATTCATCGATGAACATAAAGGCAATGAAGATTTAACCGAATATTGCACATTGCTTGAAAAAGCACTGCAAAGACAACAGGCTGCTACCATGTGGTTAATGCAAAATGCCATGAGTGATCCGGATCAAGCGGGTGCCACCGCGCATTATTATCTGAACCTTATGGCGCTCGTTTGTATGGGTTTTGCATGGCTTAATATTCTTATTAAAGCCAAAGCAATGATCAAGGCTGACGAAGGTGATAAAAATTACCTGAAAAATAAGGTCATAACGGGTAATTTTTTCTTCCATCATATTTTGCCAGAAACAACGTCACTAAGATATAAAATCGAGGCCGGCGCAGGAGATGTAATGGCAATGGAAGCAGAAGATTTCTGA
- a CDS encoding YceI family protein, translated as MRTFKNLIGGTMVLAASFLCANSAMADWKLVEGSSNLSYGTIKNSMIGENNTFKKVSGSLNDDGHIDITIDLSSVDTQIELRDQRMRDIVFKVAENASAKLTGDMNLQAHNDQEIGTSKMVEATIGLELVGEKIEHDVTLMVTRLAENKVLVTPHGVMFIDVDDYNLVSAIETLRGLAGLDSIATVVPMSFNLTFEK; from the coding sequence ATGAGAACTTTTAAAAATCTAATCGGCGGAACGATGGTTCTGGCTGCATCATTCTTATGTGCAAATTCTGCGATGGCTGACTGGAAATTGGTTGAGGGCAGCTCAAACTTATCATATGGCACAATCAAAAACAGCATGATCGGCGAAAATAACACTTTCAAAAAAGTTTCCGGTTCCCTGAATGACGATGGTCATATTGATATTACAATTGACCTTTCATCCGTTGACACACAAATCGAACTACGCGACCAACGCATGCGCGATATTGTGTTTAAGGTTGCTGAAAATGCATCTGCCAAATTAACAGGGGATATGAACCTGCAAGCCCACAATGATCAGGAAATCGGCACCAGTAAAATGGTCGAAGCCACAATCGGTCTAGAACTTGTTGGTGAAAAAATTGAACATGACGTCACCCTAATGGTCACAAGACTTGCTGAAAATAAGGTCCTGGTAACACCACATGGTGTGATGTTTATCGATGTTGATGATTATAATCTGGTATCCGCAATCGAAACATTACGCGGTTTAGCGGGCCTGGATTCCATTGCAACTGTTGTTCCAATGTCTTTTAACCTAACTTTTGAAAAATAG
- a CDS encoding aminotransferase class V-fold PLP-dependent enzyme, with product MDNVIKENKLLDKRRGLLKAVGISTVALMSGNAKAFSQGVDFNNSSTLSDDELFAEVRKQVMLKDDLIYLNTGTLGPAPKVVMDKVFTLMKRLEANPAAENFGPMGREMEKSRAKLAKFLGAQEDEIILTRNTTEGINTVCSGIDWQAGDEILTTNHEHGGAETGLNYLASTKGSVIKKMTMPYPAKSKAELLDLVKSHLTDKTKILLLSHIETVTGLRWPIKDVAEMIKGRDILFIVDGAQAPGMINVDVHELDCDVYACSGHKWIMGPKETGVLYLKKSIQKKINSVFLSGGYKTYTAATGTRNAPNIIGFGDVAEWHMAIGKDRIEKRCMELAAYCYEQLSKLDGIKIITSNDPELGTAIVSFSLPDGVNNGDLVRAMRERNMTIKRLPQYNAIRVSNHMFTTNADVDKMIAILKEYI from the coding sequence ATGGATAATGTCATTAAAGAAAATAAACTTCTTGATAAGCGCCGCGGTCTTTTAAAAGCGGTGGGCATAAGTACTGTTGCGCTGATGAGCGGCAATGCGAAGGCTTTCTCGCAAGGGGTTGATTTTAACAATAGCAGCACACTTTCTGACGATGAATTATTTGCAGAAGTCAGAAAGCAGGTGATGTTAAAAGATGATCTTATTTACTTAAATACGGGCACACTTGGCCCAGCACCCAAAGTGGTTATGGATAAGGTCTTTACGTTAATGAAACGACTTGAAGCCAACCCGGCTGCAGAAAATTTTGGCCCTATGGGCAGGGAAATGGAAAAATCCCGAGCTAAGCTTGCCAAATTTCTTGGGGCACAGGAAGATGAAATTATCCTAACCCGAAATACCACCGAAGGGATCAATACTGTTTGTTCAGGGATCGATTGGCAAGCGGGCGATGAAATATTAACCACAAACCATGAACATGGCGGTGCGGAAACAGGGTTAAATTATTTGGCATCGACAAAAGGGTCGGTGATCAAAAAAATGACAATGCCTTATCCGGCAAAAAGTAAAGCTGAACTTCTGGATTTGGTGAAATCACATTTGACTGATAAAACCAAAATATTACTGCTTAGTCATATTGAAACTGTAACGGGGCTTCGTTGGCCGATTAAAGATGTGGCTGAAATGATAAAGGGCCGCGATATTTTATTCATTGTGGACGGCGCACAGGCACCGGGTATGATCAATGTTGATGTTCATGAATTGGACTGTGACGTTTATGCCTGTAGCGGTCATAAATGGATTATGGGACCAAAGGAAACAGGCGTTTTATATTTAAAGAAATCGATACAGAAGAAAATAAACAGTGTGTTTTTAAGTGGTGGTTATAAAACCTATACGGCGGCGACGGGTACACGCAATGCGCCCAACATAATTGGTTTTGGGGATGTGGCAGAATGGCATATGGCCATCGGTAAAGACCGCATTGAAAAACGGTGTATGGAACTGGCTGCCTATTGTTACGAGCAATTATCCAAACTGGACGGCATTAAAATCATTACGTCAAATGATCCTGAACTTGGAACGGCGATCGTCAGTTTTAGTTTACCTGATGGGGTCAACAATGGTGATTTGGTGCGTGCCATGCGTGAGCGCAATATGACCATTAAACGCTTACCGCAGTATAATGCAATCCGTGTATCAAATCATATGTTCACGACCAATGCGGACGTGGATAAAATGATCGCGATTTTAAAGGAATATATTTAA
- a CDS encoding sulfite exporter TauE/SafE family protein, protein MQIYLPIAELSMNIFVLLAMGGGVGFLSGMFGVGGGFLMTPLLIFSGVPPAIAVATEANQITAASVSGAAAHWRRGGVDFKMGMVLIAGGIVGTYIGAMIFTYLRTIGQVDLMISVAYVLFLGSVGGLMFVESIRSMLRARRGEVVKAVRRQRTWIDALPFKMRFRKSKMYISVIMPLAIGAFVGILAAIMGVGGGFIMVPAMIYLLHMPTNVVIGTSLFQITFVTAAATYLHSINTQTVDVVLAVILLVAAVIGAQVGAVVGAKLKGEQLRILLAGMVLLVCAKMALDLVIEPDELYTVSTMIVEGH, encoded by the coding sequence ATGCAGATCTACCTGCCCATCGCTGAACTCTCTATGAACATATTTGTTCTGCTTGCCATGGGGGGTGGTGTGGGCTTTTTATCCGGTATGTTTGGTGTTGGTGGCGGGTTTTTGATGACGCCGCTTTTGATTTTTTCCGGTGTTCCTCCTGCGATTGCTGTGGCGACAGAAGCCAACCAGATTACGGCGGCATCCGTTTCCGGTGCTGCGGCCCATTGGCGAAGAGGCGGCGTTGATTTTAAAATGGGCATGGTGCTGATTGCGGGTGGTATTGTCGGTACCTATATCGGTGCGATGATATTTACTTACCTGCGAACCATTGGTCAGGTGGATTTAATGATTTCTGTGGCCTATGTTTTGTTTCTTGGCAGCGTCGGTGGGCTTATGTTCGTTGAAAGCATCAGAAGCATGCTACGTGCCCGTCGCGGCGAAGTGGTAAAGGCCGTTAGACGTCAAAGAACATGGATTGATGCGTTGCCATTTAAAATGCGTTTTCGTAAATCGAAAATGTATATCAGTGTGATTATGCCGCTTGCGATTGGCGCTTTTGTCGGGATATTGGCTGCGATTATGGGTGTTGGCGGTGGCTTTATTATGGTGCCGGCCATGATTTATTTGCTGCATATGCCGACCAATGTTGTGATTGGAACATCGCTTTTCCAAATTACATTTGTAACTGCAGCGGCCACATATTTGCATTCGATTAATACGCAAACTGTGGATGTGGTGCTTGCTGTTATCTTGCTTGTTGCCGCAGTTATCGGGGCGCAGGTTGGTGCGGTTGTGGGCGCAAAATTAAAAGGCGAGCAATTAAGAATTCTTCTTGCGGGAATGGTGCTTCTTGTTTGTGCTAAGATGGCACTTGATCTGGTTATTGAACCGGATGAACTTTATACCGTTTCAACAATGATTGTGGAGGGGCATTGA